One bacterium DNA segment encodes these proteins:
- the aat gene encoding leucyl/phenylalanyl-tRNA--protein transferase, with protein MRVTPQLILAGYCQGIFPMSDPDGDRIAFYSADPRGIIPLDGFHVPRRLAKTIRRGRFEIRFDNDVSAVIEGCAAPAPGREETWISPAMIDIYGRLAELGFVHSVEAWYEGHLAGGLYGVAIKGLFAGESMFSILSDASKVALVALVERLRARGFLLLDSQFLTGGHLRQFGAVEISAAEYKARLAEALAVDATF; from the coding sequence ATGCGCGTCACGCCCCAGCTGATCCTGGCGGGGTACTGCCAGGGGATCTTCCCGATGTCCGATCCCGACGGGGACCGGATCGCGTTCTACAGCGCCGACCCGCGGGGGATCATTCCGCTCGACGGGTTCCACGTGCCGCGGCGGCTGGCGAAGACGATCCGCCGAGGGCGGTTCGAGATCCGCTTCGACAACGACGTCTCCGCGGTCATCGAGGGGTGCGCGGCGCCGGCGCCGGGACGCGAGGAGACCTGGATCTCGCCGGCGATGATCGACATCTACGGGCGTCTCGCCGAGCTCGGTTTCGTGCACAGCGTCGAGGCGTGGTACGAAGGCCACCTCGCGGGGGGGCTCTACGGCGTGGCGATCAAGGGGCTCTTCGCCGGCGAGAGCATGTTCTCGATTCTCAGCGACGCGAGCAAGGTCGCGCTGGTGGCGTTGGTCGAGCGACTGCGGGCGCGCGGCTTCCTCCTGCTGGACTCGCAGTTCCTCACGGGCGGGCATTTGCGCCAGTTCGGGGCGGTCGAGATTTCGGCCGCGGAGTACAAGGCCCGGCTTGCGGAGGCTCTCGCGGTGGACGCGACGTTCTGA
- the lpxD gene encoding UDP-3-O-(3-hydroxymyristoyl)glucosamine N-acyltransferase, whose protein sequence is MDATRIGLDEIARAAGGQVVGNGRRRVARVAEPEEAAADALCVVWMAEYLERVPAEAALLAGIGLVPAGRDGVEVKDPRTALAAVLPLFAPKRGATPGIHPSAVVDPSAVVDATAAVGPLCVVGPGARIDARAELEGHVFVGANVVVGEATRIEAHVALREGTVIGRRAIVHSGSALGCDGFGFVPGRAGHTKIPQIGHVVVGDDVEIGALCTIDRATFGATTIGDGTKIDDHVHVGHNCRVGKNCLIVAFTGLAGSTVLGDGATMASRTGTVPHCRIGKGAVVGGMAGVTTDVGDGVFVSGFPAQEHRRELKQQALLRRLPELFDRVKKLER, encoded by the coding sequence ATGGACGCGACGCGGATCGGGCTCGACGAAATCGCGCGGGCGGCCGGCGGGCAGGTCGTGGGGAACGGCCGGCGCCGCGTGGCGCGGGTGGCGGAACCGGAGGAGGCCGCGGCCGACGCGCTCTGCGTCGTCTGGATGGCCGAGTATCTGGAGCGCGTTCCGGCCGAGGCGGCCCTGCTGGCGGGAATCGGCCTCGTGCCGGCGGGCCGCGACGGCGTGGAGGTGAAGGACCCGCGCACGGCGCTCGCCGCCGTGCTGCCGCTCTTCGCGCCGAAGCGCGGCGCGACGCCGGGGATCCACCCGAGCGCGGTCGTCGATCCGTCCGCGGTCGTGGACGCGACCGCCGCGGTCGGGCCGCTCTGCGTCGTCGGCCCCGGCGCGCGGATCGACGCCCGGGCGGAGCTCGAGGGGCACGTCTTCGTCGGCGCGAACGTCGTCGTCGGCGAGGCGACGAGGATCGAGGCCCACGTCGCGCTGCGCGAGGGAACGGTGATCGGGCGCCGCGCGATCGTCCACTCCGGCTCGGCGCTCGGCTGCGACGGCTTCGGCTTCGTTCCGGGGCGCGCCGGCCACACCAAGATCCCGCAGATCGGGCACGTCGTCGTCGGCGACGACGTCGAGATCGGCGCCCTCTGCACGATCGACCGCGCGACGTTCGGGGCGACGACGATCGGCGACGGGACGAAGATCGACGACCACGTCCACGTCGGCCACAACTGCCGCGTCGGCAAGAACTGCCTGATCGTCGCCTTCACCGGCCTCGCCGGCAGCACGGTCCTCGGCGACGGGGCGACGATGGCCTCGCGCACCGGGACGGTGCCGCACTGCCGTATCGGCAAGGGGGCGGTGGTCGGCGGGATGGCCGGCGTGACGACCGACGTCGGCGACGGCGTCTTCGTCTCCGGCTTCCCCGCGCAGGAGCACCGCCGGGAGCTCAAGCAGCAGGCGCTGCTGCGGCGGCTGCCGGAGCTGTTCGACCGGGTGAAGAAGCTCGAGCGCTGA
- a CDS encoding LOG family protein, with translation MSDHPAPLTGISKAYKNSEFLASPNARVIRLLSEYLEPDARFERLNVEDTIVFFGSARAKADGAGDPRLAAAFQAAEELAYRMTLWSKGLNHGKHRFIVCSGGGPGIMEAANRGASRARGLSMGLGISLPMEQGVNGYVSRELAFEFHYFFMRKFWFVNLSRALVVFPGGFGTMDELFEVLTLLQTRKASRQRPVVLYGKAFWEKAINWDVYAEWGVINREDLQLFRIVDSVDEAFDHLTSELTRIHGL, from the coding sequence ATGTCCGACCACCCCGCCCCGCTCACGGGAATCTCCAAGGCCTACAAGAACTCCGAGTTCCTCGCCAGTCCGAACGCGCGGGTGATCCGCCTGCTCTCCGAGTACCTCGAGCCGGACGCGCGCTTCGAGCGGCTGAACGTCGAGGACACGATCGTCTTCTTCGGATCGGCTCGGGCGAAGGCGGACGGCGCCGGAGACCCCCGGCTCGCCGCGGCCTTCCAGGCGGCCGAGGAACTGGCCTACCGGATGACCCTCTGGTCGAAGGGGCTCAACCACGGCAAGCACCGCTTCATCGTCTGCAGCGGCGGCGGCCCCGGGATCATGGAGGCGGCGAACCGCGGCGCCTCGCGCGCCCGCGGCCTCTCGATGGGGCTCGGGATCAGCCTGCCGATGGAGCAAGGGGTCAACGGCTACGTCTCGCGCGAGCTGGCCTTCGAGTTCCATTACTTCTTCATGCGCAAGTTCTGGTTCGTGAACCTGAGCCGCGCGCTCGTCGTCTTCCCCGGCGGCTTCGGCACGATGGACGAGCTGTTCGAGGTGCTGACGCTCCTGCAGACGCGCAAGGCGAGCCGGCAGCGGCCGGTCGTGCTCTACGGCAAGGCGTTCTGGGAGAAGGCGATCAACTGGGACGTCTACGCCGAGTGGGGCGTGATCAACCGCGAGGACCTGCAGCTCTTCCGGATCGTGGACAGCGTGGACGAGGCGTTCGACCACCTGACGTCGGAGCTGACCCGCATCCACGGGCTCTGA
- a CDS encoding metal-dependent hydrolase, with protein MLTIRYHGHDCFEFDDGARRVLIDPFLGGNPLADVGPDSFRTLDAIIVTHGHGDHVGDAASIAKRTGALVVSNFEIVAYLERQGCKGHPLHIGGGRTFPFGHVKLTIAHHGSTGPNGEALGAPCGVVLTMGGKKVYHAGDTGLFLDMKLIGEAWGPLDAALLPIGDNFTMDVADAVRAASFLGAAVNVPMHYNTFDLIKADPEDFRRKVEAGGGKAVVVPPGGSLTLE; from the coding sequence ATGCTGACCATCCGCTACCACGGCCACGACTGCTTCGAGTTCGACGACGGCGCCCGCCGCGTCCTGATCGACCCGTTCCTCGGCGGCAACCCGCTCGCCGACGTCGGCCCCGACTCGTTCCGCACGCTCGACGCCATCATCGTCACGCACGGGCACGGCGACCACGTCGGCGACGCGGCGTCGATCGCCAAGCGGACCGGCGCGCTCGTCGTCTCGAACTTCGAGATCGTCGCCTACCTCGAGCGGCAGGGCTGCAAGGGACACCCGCTCCACATCGGCGGCGGGCGGACCTTCCCGTTCGGGCACGTGAAGCTGACGATCGCGCACCACGGCTCGACCGGCCCGAACGGCGAGGCGCTCGGCGCGCCGTGCGGCGTCGTGCTGACGATGGGCGGGAAGAAGGTCTACCACGCCGGCGACACCGGCCTCTTCCTCGACATGAAATTGATAGGCGAGGCCTGGGGCCCGCTCGACGCCGCGCTGCTCCCGATCGGCGACAACTTCACGATGGACGTCGCCGACGCCGTGCGCGCCGCGTCGTTCCTCGGCGCCGCGGTCAACGTGCCGATGCACTACAACACCTTCGATCTGATCAAGGCCGACCCGGAGGATTTCCGCCGCAAGGTCGAGGCGGGCGGCGGGAAGGCGGTCGTCGTGCCCCCGGGCGGTTCGCTGACGCTGGAATAG